The stretch of DNA TCGGCGAGCTGCTCGAACAGCACCTCGCGCATGATGTCGAAGGCGCGGAGGATCTTGGGGTTGGCGATCCGGTAGTGGATGGTGGCGCCCTCCCGCCGGGTGAGGACGACGCGGCGCTGGCGGAGGATGGCCAGGTGCTGGGAGAGGTTCGGCATGCTCGTGCCCACGCGCCGCGCCAGCTCGGCCACGGCGATCTCCTGGTCCCGGAGCGCGTTGAGGATCTTCAGCCGCGTGGGGTTGGCCAGGATCTGGCAGACGCTGGCGTGCAGCTCGTAGATCTGGTCGTCGGTGGATGTCATGGGTTCCTCGATTTAGAATTTAACAGGATTCGAAAGTGATAGGCAAGCGAAAAGCTCGGGCGGTGAATGGGCGCGCGCGGCTGTCAGCC from Candidatus Rokuibacteriota bacterium encodes:
- a CDS encoding winged helix-turn-helix transcriptional regulator produces the protein MTSTDDQIYELHASVCQILANPTRLKILNALRDQEIAVAELARRVGTSMPNLSQHLAILRQRRVVLTRREGATIHYRIANPKILRAFDIMREVLFEQLADGRRLVQAAAAGTRRSRAAR